In a single window of the Serratia quinivorans genome:
- a CDS encoding Domain of Uncharacterised Function with PDB structure, whose protein sequence is MPGHRFRITVEALSDRKGEPVEKAPLSFEVENHDDILGIVERIKAREDLNFGENNSAAFAVGLKLFSEVMIENRKHPVFAPLREAFKEFMIGLKKGPQQ, encoded by the coding sequence ATGCCAGGCCACCGTTTCCGCATCACCGTTGAAGCCTTAAGCGATCGCAAAGGTGAGCCGGTAGAGAAAGCGCCACTGAGTTTTGAAGTAGAAAACCACGACGACATTCTTGGAATCGTTGAGCGCATCAAAGCGCGTGAAGACCTGAACTTTGGCGAGAACAACAGTGCGGCCTTTGCCGTTGGCCTGAAACTGTTTTCCGAAGTGATGATCGAAAACCGCAAGCATCCGGTATTTGCACCGCTGCGCGAAGCGTTCAAGGAATTTATGATAGGGTTGAAGAAAGGCCCACAACAGTAG
- the kdpD gene encoding Sensor protein KdpD yields MVEEEQQRPDPDSLLALANEKPRGRLKVFFGACAGVGKTYAMLQEAQRLRAQGLNVLVGVVETHGRSETAALLGGLDLLAQKRIQYRGRMVQEFDLDAALARHPALILMDELAHSNAHGSRHPKRWQDVEELLDAGIDVLTTVNVQHLESLNDVVGGVTGVRVRETVPDHVFDEATEVVLVDLPPDDLRQRLNEGKVYIPGQAERAIEHFFRKGNLIALRELALRRTADRVDDQMRAFRDTQGRERVWHTRDSILLCVGHNSGNEKLVRIAARLAARLGCHWHAVYVETPKLHRLPESQRRAILRALRLAQELGAETATLSEPDEERAVLRYAREHNLGKIIIGRRSEQRWKLRGSFADRLGKLGPDLDLVIVALENDSPPQPGKEHDSRNFGEKWRMQLRGCAVAVALCALITLLSQWLLPGFDQANLVMVYLLGVAIVALFFGRWPSVLAAVINVASFDLFFVQPEWSFAVSDMQYLLTFGVMLTVGITIGNLTAGVRYQARVARYREQRARHLYEISRGLSQALTTEDIAKTSRHFLSSSFQAKTVLLLPQEDGKLQQMVGETGGLLSVDEAIARWSFDKGMPAGAGTDTLPGVPYQLLPLATSKQTFGLLAIEPSNLRQLMVPEQQRLLQTFAVLIASALERLHLARSAEEAKLDAEREQLRNSLLAALSHDLRTPLTVLFGQAEILTLDLAAEGSNHATQASQIRQQVLSTTRLVNNLLDMARIQSGGFNLRKEWQSLEEIVGASLHMLEPLMTQHQIKVELPAELVLVNCDGSLLERVFTNLLENANKYAGYDATIGIRAHTLPEWLEVEVWDDGPGIPEGKMQLIFDKFSRGNKESAIPGVGLGLAICRAIIEVHGGRIWAENGANGGASFRFVLPLEKPPEIDSEAFDL; encoded by the coding sequence TCAGTATCGCGGCAGAATGGTACAAGAGTTTGATCTCGACGCTGCATTGGCTCGCCACCCGGCATTGATCCTGATGGACGAGCTGGCGCACAGCAACGCCCATGGCTCGCGCCATCCGAAGCGCTGGCAGGATGTCGAAGAGCTGCTGGATGCCGGTATCGACGTGCTGACCACCGTCAACGTACAACATCTGGAAAGCCTGAACGACGTGGTCGGCGGCGTGACCGGGGTACGGGTACGTGAAACCGTGCCCGATCACGTGTTCGACGAAGCCACCGAGGTGGTGCTGGTTGACCTGCCGCCGGACGATCTGCGCCAGCGTCTGAATGAAGGCAAGGTGTATATCCCCGGTCAGGCCGAACGTGCCATCGAGCACTTTTTCCGTAAGGGCAATCTGATTGCCCTGCGCGAACTGGCATTGCGCCGCACCGCCGATCGGGTCGATGACCAGATGCGCGCCTTCCGCGACACTCAGGGGCGTGAACGCGTGTGGCATACCCGCGACAGTATCCTGCTGTGCGTCGGCCATAACAGCGGCAACGAAAAACTGGTGCGTATCGCCGCCCGTCTGGCGGCCCGGCTGGGCTGCCACTGGCACGCAGTCTATGTCGAAACGCCCAAATTGCACCGTTTACCGGAGAGCCAGCGCCGGGCAATTTTGCGAGCGCTGCGGCTGGCGCAGGAGTTGGGGGCCGAAACCGCCACCCTGTCCGAACCTGATGAAGAACGCGCGGTGCTGCGTTACGCCCGTGAGCACAACCTGGGTAAAATCATTATTGGCCGTCGCAGCGAACAGCGCTGGAAACTACGCGGCAGCTTTGCCGATCGCCTCGGCAAGTTGGGTCCGGACCTCGATCTGGTGATTGTCGCGCTGGAAAACGACAGCCCCCCGCAGCCAGGCAAAGAACACGACAGCCGCAACTTTGGCGAGAAATGGCGTATGCAACTGCGTGGCTGTGCCGTCGCCGTCGCACTCTGCGCCCTGATCACTCTGCTGTCCCAGTGGCTGCTGCCGGGGTTCGACCAGGCCAATCTGGTGATGGTCTACCTGCTTGGCGTGGCCATTGTCGCGCTGTTCTTCGGCCGCTGGCCGTCGGTGCTGGCGGCGGTGATCAACGTCGCCAGTTTTGACCTGTTTTTCGTCCAGCCGGAATGGTCGTTTGCCGTCAGCGATATGCAATATCTGCTGACCTTCGGCGTGATGCTGACGGTCGGCATCACTATCGGTAACCTGACAGCCGGCGTACGTTATCAGGCGCGGGTGGCGCGCTACCGCGAGCAGCGGGCTCGTCATCTGTATGAGATCTCCCGCGGGCTGAGCCAGGCGCTGACCACCGAAGACATCGCCAAAACCAGCCGCCACTTCCTCTCCAGCAGTTTCCAGGCCAAAACCGTGCTGCTGCTGCCACAGGAAGACGGCAAGCTGCAGCAAATGGTAGGGGAAACCGGCGGGCTGCTGTCGGTAGATGAGGCTATTGCGCGCTGGAGTTTCGACAAGGGCATGCCGGCCGGAGCTGGTACCGATACCCTGCCCGGCGTTCCCTATCAACTGTTGCCGTTAGCCACGTCGAAACAAACCTTTGGCCTGTTGGCCATCGAGCCCAGCAACCTGCGTCAGCTGATGGTGCCGGAACAACAGCGGTTGCTACAGACTTTTGCGGTATTGATTGCCAGCGCGCTGGAACGCTTGCATTTGGCGCGCAGCGCCGAGGAAGCAAAACTGGACGCCGAACGCGAACAACTGCGCAACTCGCTGCTGGCGGCGCTGTCCCACGATTTACGCACTCCGCTGACGGTGCTGTTCGGCCAGGCGGAAATTCTGACGCTCGATCTGGCGGCGGAAGGCTCCAACCATGCGACCCAGGCCAGTCAGATCCGCCAGCAGGTGCTGAGCACCACCCGGCTGGTGAACAACCTGCTGGATATGGCGCGCATTCAATCCGGCGGTTTCAACCTGCGCAAAGAGTGGCAATCGCTGGAAGAGATCGTCGGCGCATCGCTGCATATGCTGGAGCCGCTGATGACTCAGCATCAAATCAAGGTTGAGCTACCGGCGGAGCTGGTATTGGTTAATTGCGACGGCAGCCTGCTGGAGCGCGTGTTCACTAACCTGTTGGAAAATGCCAATAAATATGCCGGCTACGATGCTACTATCGGTATTCGTGCCCATACTCTGCCAGAGTGGCTGGAAGTCGAAGTCTGGGACGATGGGCCGGGCATTCCCGAAGGGAAAATGCAGCTTATTTTCGATAAGTTTTCTCGCGGCAATAAAGAGTCGGCGATCCCCGGCGTGGGTTTGGGGTTAGCAATTTGCCGTGCCATTATTGAAGTGCACGGTGGCCGTATCTGGGCCGAAAACGGTGCCAACGGCGGTGCCAGCTTCCGCTTTGTATTGCCGCTGGAGAAACCGCCAGAAATAGACAGCGAAGCCTTTGATCTTTAA
- the seqA gene encoding Negative modulator of initiation of replication: protein MKTIEVDEELYRYIASHTQHIGESASDILRRMLKFTAGQPLRAVPAASAQSAEQDKIVAASRPRDRVRAVRELLLSDEYAEQNKAVNRFMLVLSTLYTLDAAGFATATEALHGRTRTYFAGDQQTLLANGTHTKPKHVPGTPYWVITNTNTGRKRSMVEHIMQAMQFPAELTEKVCGTI from the coding sequence ATGAAAACTATTGAAGTCGACGAAGAGCTCTACCGTTATATTGCCAGCCACACGCAACATATTGGTGAGAGCGCGTCCGATATTTTGCGCCGCATGTTGAAATTTACCGCAGGTCAGCCGTTACGTGCGGTGCCGGCAGCCAGTGCCCAGAGCGCTGAACAGGATAAAATTGTTGCCGCGTCGCGCCCGCGCGATCGCGTACGTGCCGTGCGTGAGCTGCTGTTGTCGGATGAATATGCCGAGCAGAACAAAGCGGTGAACCGTTTTATGCTGGTACTCTCCACCCTGTATACCCTCGACGCGGCCGGTTTTGCCACGGCGACCGAGGCGTTACATGGCCGTACCCGCACCTATTTTGCCGGCGATCAGCAAACCCTGCTGGCAAACGGAACGCACACCAAACCAAAGCACGTTCCAGGCACCCCTTACTGGGTGATCACCAATACCAATACCGGTCGTAAACGCAGCATGGTGGAACACATCATGCAGGCTATGCAGTTCCCAGCGGAACTGACAGAAAAAGTTTGCGGCACTATCTAA
- the ybfF_1 gene encoding Esterase ybfF yields the protein MNFAMKLHYQLLACESDALPVVLIHGLFGNLDNLGVLARDLNQQHSVIKVDLRNHGLSPRSEVMTYPEMARDLLTLLDDLQLDKVIVIGPLDGRQSGDGADGNRT from the coding sequence ATGAACTTCGCCATGAAATTACATTATCAACTGCTGGCCTGCGAGTCCGATGCTCTGCCGGTTGTCCTGATCCACGGGCTGTTTGGCAATCTGGACAATCTGGGCGTGCTGGCGCGCGACCTGAACCAACAGCACAGCGTGATTAAAGTCGATCTGCGCAACCACGGCCTGTCGCCACGTTCAGAGGTGATGACCTACCCGGAAATGGCGCGTGATCTGCTGACGCTGCTGGATGATTTGCAGTTGGACAAGGTCATTGTGATTGGACCACTCGATGGGCGGCAAAGCGGCGATGGCGCTGACGGCAATCGCACCTGA
- the ybfF_2 gene encoding Esterase ybfF codes for MGGKAAMALTAIAPERVEKLIVIDVAPVDYQTRRHDEIFVALQAVSAAGITQRQQAAELMRDYLKEEGVIQFLLKSFHQGEWRFNLPVLIEQYENITGWQEVPAWPHPTLFIRGGLSPYVQDSYRADIARQFPQARAHVVAGTGHWVHAEKPEAVLRAIHRFLGEA; via the coding sequence ATGGGCGGCAAAGCGGCGATGGCGCTGACGGCAATCGCACCTGAGCGAGTGGAAAAACTGATCGTTATTGACGTGGCACCGGTGGATTATCAAACCCGTCGCCACGACGAGATTTTTGTCGCCTTACAAGCCGTAAGTGCGGCCGGTATCACCCAACGCCAGCAGGCGGCAGAACTGATGCGCGACTACCTGAAGGAAGAAGGAGTGATCCAGTTCCTGCTGAAATCCTTCCACCAGGGCGAATGGCGCTTTAACCTGCCGGTGCTGATCGAACAATACGAAAACATCACCGGCTGGCAGGAGGTTCCCGCCTGGCCGCATCCCACATTATTCATTCGTGGTGGTCTGTCGCCCTACGTGCAGGACAGCTACCGCGCAGATATTGCCCGCCAGTTCCCGCAGGCTCGCGCGCACGTAGTCGCCGGCACCGGGCACTGGGTTCATGCGGAAAAACCGGAGGCGGTGCTGCGCGCAATTCACCGTTTTCTCGGCGAAGCCTGA
- the pgm gene encoding Phosphoglucomutase encodes MANNPRAGQPAQQSDLINVAQLTSQYYVLQPEAGNAAHAVKFGTSGHRGSALRHSFNENHILAIAQAIAEVRHQQGVTGPCYVGKDTHALSEPAFISVLEVLTANGVDVVVQENNGFTPTPAVSHAILCHNRNGGALADGIVITPSHNPPEDGGIKYNPTNGGPADTNLTSVIEKRANELLSLQLQGVQRQSLDKAWNSGRVHAQDLVQPYVEGLVDIVDMPAIQRAGLKLGVDPLGGSGIAYWQRIAEHYKLDLTLVNDSIDQTFRFMHLDHDGVIRMDCSSVPAMGGLLALRDKFDLAFANDPDYDRHGIVTPKGLMNPNHYLAVSINYLFQHRPQWGADVAVGKTLVSSAMIDRVVASLGRKLVEVPVGFKWFVDGLYDGSLGFGGEESAGASFLRFNGKPWSTDKDGMIMCLLAAEITAVTGENPQNHYEDLAKRFGAPSYNRIQAPATSAQKAALSKLSPEMVKADTLAGDPITARLTAAPGNGAPIGGLKVMTDNGWFAARPSGTEEAYKIYCESFLGAEHREKIEHEAVEIVSAVLASAK; translated from the coding sequence ATGGCGAATAATCCACGTGCCGGGCAACCGGCTCAGCAAAGCGATTTGATCAACGTAGCCCAGCTGACGTCGCAGTACTATGTACTGCAACCTGAAGCGGGCAATGCAGCACACGCGGTGAAGTTCGGTACTTCGGGCCATCGCGGCAGCGCTCTGCGTCATAGCTTTAATGAAAACCATATTCTCGCTATTGCGCAGGCGATTGCGGAAGTCCGCCATCAGCAAGGGGTGACCGGCCCATGCTACGTGGGCAAAGACACTCATGCGCTGTCCGAGCCTGCCTTTATTTCTGTACTGGAAGTGTTGACCGCCAATGGCGTCGATGTTGTCGTGCAGGAAAATAACGGCTTCACGCCAACCCCTGCGGTATCCCATGCCATTTTGTGCCATAACCGCAACGGTGGGGCATTGGCCGACGGCATCGTTATTACCCCGTCTCACAATCCCCCGGAAGACGGTGGCATCAAATATAACCCGACCAACGGCGGCCCGGCCGACACCAATCTGACCTCGGTGATTGAAAAGCGCGCCAATGAACTGCTGTCTTTGCAGCTGCAAGGCGTTCAGCGTCAGTCATTGGACAAGGCCTGGAACAGCGGCCGCGTGCACGCACAAGATCTGGTGCAGCCGTACGTCGAAGGGTTGGTGGATATTGTCGATATGCCTGCTATCCAGCGTGCCGGCCTGAAGTTGGGCGTCGATCCGCTTGGCGGTTCCGGCATTGCCTACTGGCAGCGTATTGCCGAGCATTACAAGCTGGATCTGACGCTGGTGAACGACTCTATCGATCAGACCTTCCGCTTTATGCACCTGGACCACGACGGCGTGATCCGCATGGACTGTTCGTCAGTGCCGGCGATGGGTGGTTTGCTGGCGCTGCGTGACAAGTTCGATCTGGCGTTCGCCAACGACCCGGATTACGACCGCCACGGCATTGTTACGCCGAAGGGCCTGATGAACCCGAACCATTATCTGGCGGTGTCCATCAACTACCTGTTCCAGCATCGTCCACAGTGGGGCGCCGATGTGGCGGTGGGCAAAACGCTGGTTTCCAGTGCAATGATTGACCGCGTGGTCGCCTCTCTGGGCCGTAAACTGGTGGAAGTGCCAGTGGGCTTCAAATGGTTTGTCGATGGCTTGTACGATGGCAGCCTGGGCTTTGGTGGCGAAGAGAGCGCTGGGGCATCCTTCCTGCGTTTCAACGGCAAACCTTGGTCTACCGATAAAGACGGCATGATTATGTGTCTGTTGGCGGCGGAAATCACCGCAGTCACCGGTGAAAACCCACAAAATCACTACGAAGATCTGGCCAAACGCTTTGGCGCACCGAGCTACAACCGCATTCAGGCGCCGGCAACCTCAGCGCAGAAAGCCGCGTTGTCCAAGCTGTCACCGGAAATGGTCAAGGCCGATACTCTGGCGGGTGATCCGATCACCGCACGTCTGACCGCAGCACCGGGCAACGGCGCACCCATTGGCGGCCTGAAAGTGATGACTGACAATGGCTGGTTCGCAGCGCGTCCTTCCGGTACCGAAGAGGCTTACAAGATTTATTGTGAGAGCTTCCTGGGGGCCGAACATCGCGAAAAGATCGAGCACGAAGCGGTCGAAATCGTCAGCGCAGTGCTGGCTTCCGCCAAGTAA
- the fur gene encoding Ferric uptake regulation protein, with the protein MTDNNTALKKAGLKVTLPRLKILEVLQNPECHHVSAEDLYKKLIDMGEEIGLATVYRVLNQFDDAGIVTRHNFEGGKSVFELTQQHHHDHLICLDCGKVIEFSDESIEVRQRDIAKQHGIKLSNHSLYLYGHCEAGDCREDETLHDKK; encoded by the coding sequence ATGACTGACAACAACACCGCATTGAAGAAGGCCGGCTTAAAAGTCACGCTTCCGCGACTCAAAATCCTGGAAGTACTGCAAAATCCGGAATGCCATCACGTCAGTGCGGAAGATCTGTACAAAAAACTGATAGATATGGGCGAAGAAATTGGCCTGGCTACGGTTTACCGCGTACTGAACCAATTTGATGATGCCGGCATTGTGACCCGTCACAATTTCGAAGGCGGCAAGTCCGTATTCGAACTGACCCAGCAGCATCACCACGATCACCTGATTTGCCTGGACTGCGGCAAAGTGATCGAATTCAGCGATGAATCTATCGAAGTTCGTCAGCGTGATATCGCCAAGCAGCACGGCATCAAGCTCAGCAACCACAGCCTGTACCTGTATGGCCACTGTGAAGCCGGTGACTGCCGCGAAGACGAAACTCTGCACGATAAAAAATAA
- a CDS encoding LexA regulated protein — MAKEQTDRTTLDLFADERRPGRPKTNPLSRDEQLRINKRNQLRRDKVRGLRRVELKINADAVDALNKLAEQRNISRSELIEQMLLAQLADDQPEH, encoded by the coding sequence ATGGCAAAAGAACAAACGGATCGCACGACGCTGGATCTGTTCGCAGATGAACGCCGTCCGGGGCGCCCGAAAACCAACCCGCTATCCCGAGATGAACAGCTTAGAATCAATAAGCGTAATCAGCTTCGACGCGATAAAGTCCGTGGCTTACGGCGTGTGGAACTGAAGATCAACGCGGATGCGGTGGACGCTCTGAACAAACTGGCGGAACAGCGGAACATCAGCCGCAGCGAGCTTATTGAGCAAATGCTGTTGGCACAACTGGCGGACGACCAGCCAGAACATTGA
- the kdpE gene encoding KDP operon transcriptional regulatory protein KdpE translates to MSNTPTNILIVEDEKEIRRFVRTALESEGLRVFESETLQRGLIEAGTRKPDLIILDLGLPDGDGLNYIRDLRQWSAIPVIVLSARNAEEDKIAALDAGADDYLSKPFGIGELLARVRVALRRHSGSLQESPLVSFSEITVDLINRRVLRQGEDLHLTPIEFRLLAELLANSGKVLTQRQLLSHVWGPNYVEHSHYLRIYMGHLRQKLEADPARPKHLLTETGVGYRFMP, encoded by the coding sequence GTGAGCAACACGCCAACCAATATTCTGATTGTTGAAGATGAAAAAGAGATCCGGCGTTTCGTCCGTACCGCCCTGGAAAGTGAAGGCCTGCGGGTGTTTGAAAGCGAAACGCTGCAACGCGGGCTGATTGAAGCCGGCACGCGTAAACCGGATCTGATTATTCTCGATTTGGGGTTGCCGGACGGCGACGGGCTTAACTATATCCGCGATTTACGCCAATGGAGCGCCATTCCGGTCATCGTGTTGTCGGCACGCAACGCAGAGGAAGACAAAATCGCCGCGCTGGACGCCGGGGCGGATGACTATCTCAGCAAGCCATTTGGTATTGGCGAATTGCTGGCGCGCGTGCGGGTCGCGTTGCGACGTCATTCCGGTAGCCTGCAGGAAAGCCCGTTGGTCAGCTTCTCAGAAATCACCGTAGATCTGATTAATCGCCGGGTGCTGCGCCAGGGGGAAGATTTGCATCTGACGCCAATAGAGTTTCGACTGCTGGCCGAGTTGCTGGCCAACTCCGGCAAGGTGTTGACCCAGCGGCAGCTTCTTAGCCACGTGTGGGGGCCGAACTACGTCGAACACAGCCATTATCTGCGAATTTATATGGGCCATCTGCGGCAGAAACTGGAGGCCGACCCGGCCCGGCCAAAACACTTGCTGACCGAAACCGGCGTCGGTTACCGCTTTATGCCTTGA
- the yqjI gene encoding Transcriptional regulator YqjI yields the protein MFHRLDSHRRHGGHPEHEEGLCHHHRRRGGRHHFGGDHGEEHGRGGRGGRGGRHRMFEHGDLRLVLLALVARKPSHGYELIKAIDEASSGLYVPSPGVIYPTLTLLEEQDFLEPITSSNGRKSYQITELGQNELQKHQAVVDVILARLAGADRGHHHHGNLAEGISDAMNRLRSLLRGNVMRADLSAQQVERINAALLTAVAAIESEMNITPTAQENE from the coding sequence ATGTTTCACCGTTTAGATTCACACCGTCGTCACGGCGGTCATCCTGAGCACGAAGAAGGGCTCTGTCATCATCATCGCCGCCGCGGCGGACGTCATCACTTTGGCGGCGATCACGGCGAAGAGCATGGCCGGGGCGGACGCGGCGGTCGTGGTGGCCGTCACCGCATGTTTGAACATGGCGATTTGCGACTGGTGCTGTTGGCGCTGGTGGCACGCAAACCGAGCCACGGTTATGAACTGATCAAGGCCATTGATGAGGCTTCTTCCGGTCTGTACGTGCCAAGCCCGGGGGTGATTTACCCGACCCTGACGCTGTTGGAAGAACAGGATTTCCTCGAGCCAATCACCAGCAGTAACGGCCGTAAAAGTTATCAGATCACTGAACTGGGCCAGAATGAATTACAAAAGCACCAGGCCGTTGTCGACGTGATCCTGGCCCGTTTGGCCGGTGCCGATCGCGGTCATCATCATCACGGCAATCTGGCAGAGGGCATCTCTGATGCCATGAACCGCCTGCGCAGTTTGCTACGCGGCAACGTGATGCGTGCCGATCTTTCCGCGCAGCAGGTGGAACGCATCAATGCTGCGTTGCTGACCGCCGTGGCGGCGATTGAAAGCGAAATGAACATTACCCCGACGGCACAGGAGAATGAATAA
- the fldA gene encoding Flavodoxin-1 translates to MANVGIFFGSDTGNTENIAKMIQKILKQQFGDDVCEIHDIAKSSKEDLEGFDILLLGIPTWYYGEAQCDWDDFFPTLEDIDFNGKLVALFGCGDQEDYAEYFCDAMGTIRDIIEPRGAAIVGHWPTKGYHFEASKGLASDSHFIGLAIDEDRQPELTNERVEGWVKQIVEELSLAEIVG, encoded by the coding sequence ATGGCTAATGTAGGCATTTTCTTTGGCAGCGACACTGGCAATACCGAAAACATTGCCAAGATGATCCAGAAAATTCTTAAGCAACAGTTCGGTGACGATGTGTGCGAAATTCACGACATCGCCAAAAGCAGCAAAGAAGACCTGGAAGGCTTCGACATTTTGTTGCTCGGTATTCCAACCTGGTACTACGGCGAAGCCCAGTGTGACTGGGATGACTTCTTCCCAACGCTGGAAGACATCGACTTCAACGGCAAGCTGGTAGCCCTGTTTGGCTGCGGCGATCAGGAAGACTACGCAGAATATTTCTGTGATGCGATGGGCACCATCCGCGACATCATTGAACCGCGTGGCGCTGCCATAGTCGGCCACTGGCCAACCAAAGGCTATCATTTCGAAGCCTCGAAAGGTTTGGCAAGCGACAGCCACTTCATTGGCCTGGCGATTGACGAAGACCGTCAACCTGAACTGACCAATGAGCGTGTTGAAGGTTGGGTAAAACAAATCGTCGAAGAGCTGAGCCTGGCCGAGATCGTCGGCTAA